AATGATTCCAAATAAAATACGAGAAAGTCGAAGAATGAAAGCTTTGAAGCTCCCAAAAAACCTAGAACGCTTATATAAAGAAGGAAAATGCCGTGAGTGTGCAGTTGTTGTTACTCGTATGGACTTTGCCAAGATACTTGGTAAATTTACGAAAGTGAAAATTCAATATGAAAGCAGTACAACACCGAAATCAAAACCCAACACTGAAATGACTTCACCAAACTCAATGTCCCGATTAAAAAGTAATGAGAATGGTATGGTCCTTATTCAAAGAAAAACATTCAATCAGAATTCATTAAAGGATAGTACAAAAAAGACAAGAGTAAGAGAATCATCGCCAATTGCTACCAATATATTGAAGGAAAACAATAGGTTAAAAAAACCTGTACTAAAAGACAAAAACTCCAATTACAGTAATGAAAAGCAGAAGACTAACAATAACCTCAAACATTATGGCATTGTATTCGAGGATCCTTTGGTTAGTAACAATTgcaataatgattttaatataaaaataatgttgtgtgATTTATTGGCTGAAATTGATGAAAGTATACTTCCATCTGAAGACTGGTGTATTGACTATTTTCCTAAAAAAGATGAGCCAAAGGATGACCAAGTATATGATAGAATTGCTGCTGAGTTGGAAGATCTCATGTACAATGAAAAACCGGATACAAAAGTGGAGGAAAAACCAGAAGTTACAGAGGGCAAAGTTGATGACTTTCCATCTATAATGGATATTCTGAATGATAACAGTAGTGAAAGCAAGCCTATTGACCAAAGTAGTACCCTTgaatttaaatctaatttaGAATCTAGTGATGTTGAAGCTATGCTCCTCGGTAAGCCTAATACAACATGTGAAACCATGGTCCCAACACCTATGGAGGTTGATAATACTACCATGG
The window above is part of the Helicoverpa zea isolate HzStark_Cry1AcR chromosome 14, ilHelZeax1.1, whole genome shotgun sequence genome. Proteins encoded here:
- the LOC124636154 gene encoding uncharacterized protein LOC124636154, producing MIPNKIRESRRMKALKLPKNLERLYKEGKCRECAVVVTRMDFAKILGKFTKVKIQYESSTTPKSKPNTEMTSPNSMSRLKSNENGMVLIQRKTFNQNSLKDSTKKTRVRESSPIATNILKENNRLKKPVLKDKNSNYSNEKQKTNNNLKHYGIVFEDPLVSNNCNNDFNIKIMLCDLLAEIDESILPSEDWCIDYFPKKDEPKDDQVYDRIAAELEDLMYNEKPDTKVEEKPEVTEGKVDDFPSIMDILNDNSSESKPIDQSSTLEFKSNLESSDVEAMLLGKPNTTCETMVPTPMEVDNTTMGNLIEDVTQLNTIQDTLNNVEESVAVSEDILPKLDVCDEVENPHSPSILDEALQKGIEEHLPAKPIIEPSLEEEETKEKDENASVTQTEVKETEIKVMDAENKVTESEIKVSVTNIDTENSDSNNDVKSKERNLLALKDDITHVVFKKTKGGACSKSVTCPKNLKYCIEIEDKSVEFLGAPKFITSLEDLKVLLQIVNESELDSLYVLH